One region of Nycticebus coucang isolate mNycCou1 chromosome Y, mNycCou1.pri, whole genome shotgun sequence genomic DNA includes:
- the LOC128579180 gene encoding ubiquitin-like modifier-activating enzyme 6 — MAASVPVPASKGEGASCSSWGTGSTNNNLPIMSAESVEIDDALYRQHFSRQRYILGDTAMQKMAKSHVFLSGMGGLGLEIAKNLVLAGIKALTIHDTEKCQAWDLGTNFFLCEDDVVNKRNRAEAVLQHIAELNPYVHVTSSPVPFNEATDLSFLDKYQCVVLTEVKLSLQKKVNDFCRSRCPPIKFISADIHGIWSRLFCDFGDEFEVLDTTGEEPKEIFISNITQANPGIVTCLENHPHKLETGQLITLREINGMTRLNGTTQQITVISPFSFSIDDTTELEPYLHGGIAVQVKTPKTFCFEPLERQIKHPKCLIADFSKPEAPLQIHTALLALDQFQEKYSRKPNIGCQQDSEELFKMATSISETLEEKPEVDEDVMRWLSWTARGYLAPLAAAVGGVASQEVLKSVTGKFSPLCQWLYLEAADIVESLGKPECEEFLPRGDRYDALRACIGDTLCQKLQNLNIFLVGCGAIGCEMLKNFALLGVGTSKEKGMVTVTDPDLIEKSNLNRQFLFRPHHIQKLKSYTAADATLKTNSQIKIDAHLNKVCPATEAIYSDEFYTKQDIIITALDNVEARRYVDSRCLANLRPLLDSGTMGTKGHTEIIVPHLTESYNSHRDPPEEEIPFCTLKSFPATIEHTIQWARDKFESSFSHKPSLFNKFWQTYSSAEEVLQKIQSGHNLEGCFQVIKLLSRRPRNWSQCVELARLKFEKYFNHKALQLLHCFPLDIQLKDGSLFWQSPKRPPSPIKFDLKEPLHLSFLQNAAKLYATVYCIPFTDEDLSADALLNILSEVKIQEFKPSNKVVQTDETARKPDHVPVSSEDERDAVFQLEKAILSNEATKNDLQVVVLSFEKDDDRNGHIDFITAASNLRAKMYNIEPADRFKTKRIAGKIIPAIATSTAAVSGLVALEMIKVTGGYPFEAYKNCFLNLAIPIIVFTETSEVRKTKIRNGISFTIWDRWTVHGKEDFTLLDFINAVKEKYGIEPTMVVQGVKMLYVPVMPGHAKRLKLTMHKLVKPSTEKKYVDLTVSFAPDADGDEDLPGPPVRYYFSPGPD; from the exons ATGGCGGCATCTGTGCCGGTGCCCGCCTCTAAGGGGGAAGGGGCGTCCTGCTCTTCCTGGGGGACGGGCAGTACGAATAACAATCTGCCCATCATGTCAGCAGAATCTGTGGAGATTGATGATGCATTATACAGACAACACTTT AGTCGACAGAGGTACATCCTTGGAGACACAGCAATGCAGAAGATGGCCAAGTCCCATGTTTTCTTAAGTGGTATGGGTGGTCTTGGTTTGGAAATTGCAAAGAATCTTGTTCTTGCAGGAATTAAGGCACTTACAATTCATGATACAGAAAAATGCCAAGCATGGGATTTAGGAACCAACTTCTTTCTTTGTGAAGATGATGTTGTTAATAAGAGAAACAGGGCTGAAGCTGTACTCCAACACATTGCAGAACTAAATCCATATGTTCATGTGACGTCATCTCCTGTTCCTTTCAATGAGGCCACAGATCTTTCCTTCTTAGATAAATACCAGTGTGTAGTGTTGACTGAGGTCAAACTTTCATTGCAGAAGAAGGTCAACGACTTCTGCCGTTCTCGGTGTCCTCCAATTAAGTTCATCAGTGCAGATATACATGGGATTTGGTCACGattattttgtgattttggtGATGAATTTGAAGTTTTAGATACAACAGGAGAAGAgccaaaagaaatttttatttcaaacataaCGCAAGCTAATCCTGGCATTGTCACTTGCCTTGAAAATCATCCTCACAAACTTGAGACAGGACAACTCATAACACTTCGAGAAATTAATGGAATGACACGTTTAAATGGAACGACACAACAAATAACTGTCATATCACCATTTTCCTTTAGCATTGATGATACTACAGAACTGGAACCATATTTACATGGAGGCATAGCTGTCCAAGTTAAGACTCCTAAGACATTTTGCTTTGAACCACTGGAAAGGCAAATAAAACATCCGAAGTGCCTCATTGCAGATTTCAGCAAACCTGAGGCACCTTTACAGATTCACACAGCTTTGCTTGCCTTGGACCAGTTTCAGGAGAAGTACAGTCGTAAGCCAAATATTGGATGCCAACAAGATTCAGAGGAACTATTCAAAATGGCAACATCTATAAGTGAAACCTTGGAAGAGAAGCCTGAAGTGGATGAAGATGTCATGCGCTGGCTCTCCTGGACTGCCCGGGGCTACTTAGCCCCTCTGGCTGCAGCAGTAGGAGGTGTTGCCAGTCAAGAAGTACTAAAATCTGTGACAGGAAAGTTTTCTCCTTTGTGCCAATGGTTATATCTTGAAGCAGCAGATATTGTCGAATCCCTAGGCAAACCTGAGTGCGAAGAATTTCTCCCACGAGGAGATCGGTATGATGCCCTGCGAGCCTGCATTGGAGACACTTTGTGTCAGAAGCTACAGAATCTAAACATCTTCTTAGTAGGGTGTGGAGCCATAGGCtgtgaaatgttaaaaaatttcGCTTTACTTGGTGTTGGCACAAGCAAAGAAAAGGGAATGGTTACAGTTACAGACCCTGACTTGATAGAAAAATCCAACTTAAACAGACAGTTCCTATTCCGCCCTCATCACATACAGAAACTTAAGAGTTACACCGCTGCTGATGCAACTTTGAAAACaaattctcaaataaaaatagatgcacACCTGAACAAAGTATGTCCGGCAACAGAGGCCATTTACAGTGATGAGTTCTATACCAAACAAGATATAATTATCACAGCTCTAGACAATGTGGAAGCCAGGAGATATGTAGACAGCCGTTGCTTAGCAAATCTAAGGCCTCTCCTAGATTCTGGAACAATGGGCACGAAGGGACACACTGAAATTATTGTACCTCACTTGACCGAATCTTATAATAGTCACCGGGATCCCCCAGAAGAGGAAATACCATTTTGTACTCTGAAGTCTTTCCCAGCCACCATTGAGCATACTATACAGTGGGCCAGAGATAAGTTTGAAAGTTCCTTTTCCCATAAGCCTTCGTTATTTAACAAGTTTTGGCAAACCTACTCATCTGCAGAAGAAGTCCTGCAGAAGATACAAAGTGGACACAATTTAGAAGGCTGTTTTCAAGTTATTAAATTACTTAGCAGAAGACCTAGAAATTGGTCCCAGTGTGTAGAATTAGCAAGactaaagtttgaaaaatattttaaccatAAGGCTCTTCAGCTGCTTCACTGTTTCCCTCTAGACATACAGTTAAAAGATGGTAGTTTGTTTTGGCAATCACCAAAGAGGCCTCCATCTCcaataaaatttgatttaaaggaacctttgcacctcagtttcctccagaATGCTGCAAAACTGTATGCTACGGTATATTGCATTCCATTTACAGACGAGGACTTATCAGCAGATGCCCTCTTGAATATTCTTTCAGAAGTAAAGATTCAGGAATTCAAACCTTCCAACAAGGTTGTTCAAACTGATGAAACTGCAAGGAAACCAGACCATGTTCCTGTTAGCAGTGAAGATGAGAGGGATGCTGTATTCCAATTAGAAAAGGCTATTTTATCTAATGAAGCTACCAAAAATGACCTTCAGGTGGTGGTGCTTTCATTTGAAAAAGATGATGATCGTAATGGACACATAGATTTTATCACAGCTGCATCAAATCTCCGTGCCAAAATGTATAACATTGAACCAGCTGACCGCTTCAAAACAAAGCGAATAGCTGGCAAGATTATACCTGCAATAGCAACGTCCACTGCTGCAGTTTCTGGCTTGGTTGCCTTGGAGATGATCAAAGTAACTGGTGGCTATCCATTTGAAGCCTACAAAAATTGTTTCCTTAACTTAGCCATTCCAATTATAGTATTTACAGAGACATCTGAAGTAAGAAagactaaaatcagaaatggaatATCATTTACAATTTGGGATCGATGGACTGTACATGGAAAAGAAGATTTTACTCTCTTGGATTTCATTAATGCAGTCAAAGAGAAATATGGGATTGAGCCAACAATGGTGGTACAGGGTGTCAAAATGCTTTATGTTCCAGTAATGCCTGGTCATGCAAAAAGATTAAAGTTGACAATGCATAAACTTGTGAAACCTTCCACTGAAAAGAAATACGTGGATCTCACTGTGTCATTTGCCCCAGACGCTGATGGAGACGAAGACCTGCCTGGGCCCCCAGTGAGGTACTACTTCAGCCCTGGCCCTGATTAG